One Polynucleobacter necessarius genomic window, CAAAGATTTCCGCAGTTGTCGCTTGGTGTACATCTTTGCCTTCTCTGAACGCAGCCAAGAGATTTTCATCTTCGGCAATGTGCGCCATGATGCGTAATTCAATTTGTGAGTAGTCCGCTGACAATAACTTACAACCCTCAGCAGGAATAAATGCCTCACGAATACGACGCCCCTCTTCAGTACGGACGGGAATATTTTGTAAGTTTGGATCACTGGAGGCCAATCTTCCTGTAACGGCTGTCGCTTGGGAGAAGTTCGTATGTACGCGCCCGGTTCTGGGATCAGCCATACGAGGTAACTTCTCAATATAGGTCGACATTAGCTTGGCCAAGCTACGGTAGTCCAAAATCCGCGCTGGCAATGGATAATCCTCAGCCAACTTTTGCAAAACTTCTTCATCGGTTGATGGCGCACCCGATGGTGTTTTCTTAATCACTGGTAATTCTTGCTGCACAAACAGAATTTCGGCAATCTGCTTGGGTGACTGAATATTGAATGGCTGCCCAGCGAGCTGATGAATCTCGCCCTCCAACTCTAACAACCGTTTACCGACTTGCTGACCCTGTTGACCCAATAACGCCGAGTTGATTCGAATGCCGTTGCGTTCCATGATCCCCAGAACGCGCATGGCGGACATTTCGATCGTTTCATATACATAGCGCAGCCCAGGACTTTCCTGAATCTGTGGCCATAGCTCTAAATGAAGGCGCAAAGTAATGTCTGCATCCTCTGCTGCATAGTCTGTAGCAATCTTCAGATCCACCTGATCAAAGCCAATTTGATGAGCGCCTTTGCCGCAGACCTCTTCATAACGAATGGTCTTCATCCCCAAGTGGCGTTCAGCCAAACTGTCCATATTGTGCGAGAGATGCGACTCCAATACATAAGACTCCAGCAATGTATCGAATGCAACTCCACCAAATGTGATTCCATAATTAGCAAAGATATGAATGTCATACTTCAGGTTTTGACCCACCTTGAGATGCTTTTCACTTTCTAACCAGGGTCTTAATTTTTCAAGAACGACTTCGCGACGCAGCTGTTCTTCTCCATTGCGATGCGCAACAGGAATGTAACAAGCCTCTCCCGGCTTGACCGATAACGAAATACCAACCAACTCAGCCGCTAACGCATCAAGACTGGTTGTTTCGGTATCGACCGCAGTTAATTGGGCGCTTTCAATTTTTTTCAACCAACGATCTAAAGCAGCTTCATCCGTGATGCACTCATAGTGACGCTCAATCGCATCCTGCAACTTGCTCATCTCTTGAGATAGCGCTTTAGTCGGCGCACTTGCAACACTGCGCTTTTTATCGGCCCCAGACCCATCCAAATCCATAGTGGCGGGACTACTTACGAGGTCAAAATCAGGAGCCGCGGAAACAGTAGCATCTGAATTTGACAGCTGTTTTTCAACGTCGCGCAACCAAGTCTTAAATGCATAGCGCTCAAACAACTCTCTGAGAAGCGCCGTATCTTCAGACTTTGCATGCAAATCATCGAGGCCAGGTAAATGAGGCGATAAGTCGCAATCCGTTTTTACAGTAATGAGTTGACGGGCTTGTGGCAACCAATTAATTAAGGCGCGCAGATTTTCACCGACCACACCTTTTACTTGATCAGCATTAGCAATTAAGTTATCAAGATTGCCGAATTCAGCCAACCATTTATTTGCTGTCTTAGGCCCCGCTTTTGGAACTCCAGGAACATTGTCTACTGCGTCACCGATGATTGATAGGTAATCGACAATCAACTCTGGAGGCACGCCAAACTTTTCTTTGACGCCCTCAATGTCTAACTTCTCATTTGTCATCGTATTAATTAACGTGACAGACGAATTTACTAACTGAGCTAAATCTTTATCTCCAGTAGAAATGATGGTTTCCCAACCCGCTTGGGTTGCTTGAGATGCTAAGGTACCAATCACATCATCCGCCTCGACACCCGAAACCATTAACACTGGCCAACCCAATGCTTTGACCATGGCATGAATGGGCTCGATTTGCTTGACTAAATCCTCCGGCATTGGGGAGCGATGCGCCTTGTAATCGGAGTACATTTCATCGCGGAAGGTCTTGCCCTTGGCATCGAAAACACAGGCAATATGGTCGGCCTTGAGCTCGGACCGAGCCCGGCGCATCATATTAACCATGCCATAAATAGCCCCAGTGGGCTCTCCAGCCCCATTTCTGAGGTCTGGCATGGCGTGGAAGGCGCGATACAGGTAACTTGAGCCGTCCACCAACAAGAGTCTATATTTAGTCATACCGCAATCGTACAATCTAGTTAATAACTGCCTACAGGACTGGTTAAAAGAACCGCCCGAGAGTAGGCCAAAAAAGGTAAAATGATGCATGCTCTAACGAACTTAATCAGCCATACCTTCAGCCAAAGCCTTGCTTTTATGAGCGTTTTGATGATTTTTAGCGTATTTGGCACCACTTCGGCCATGGCTCAGAATACCAGCCAAGCGCTCAGCCAATCCGAACTGAACCGAATCAATAATCAACCGCTCTCTCCAACGGTAACCCCCGCCGGTGTAGTCGAAGGCCCCCAGTCACGTAAACCTAGCTTTCAACATAAAGAAGTCACTGGAACTGAGGTGACCGAATACAAAGACGCTAATAGCCCGACCTAAGTACAAGTCAAAACAAAATACACCACCTACGAAATGTCGCCACCGGATTCAGTTATGCCTGGTCCACCCTCTGGCGAAGGTTCTATGATTAGCGTTCCAAGTATTAGCATCCCTATTCAATAACATCATTGCAACTGTATGGCCGTATTCACGCCGATTGAACTGAGTGATATCGCAGAATGGATTTCACAAGATTTCAAGATTGGTGAAGCCACAGCTATTCGCGGCATCCATGGCGGCATCGAAAATTCCAATTTCTTTTTAGATACTTTGCAAGGTGGAACGAAACAGGAGTACGTTCTCACGATATTTGAACGGCTCTCTGCAGAACAGTTGCCCTACTACCTCGAGTTGATGCGCCACTTAGCAAATAAGGGAATCCCTGTTCCAAAACCGATTGAAAACCATCGTGGTGAAATTCTGTTTTTACTGAAGGGCAAACCTGCTGCAATCGTGACTAAACTTCCAGGCCTATCACGTATGCAGCCTGAGGCAAACCACTGCGCTATGGTTGGTGC contains:
- the polA gene encoding DNA polymerase I, with protein sequence MTKYRLLLVDGSSYLYRAFHAMPDLRNGAGEPTGAIYGMVNMMRRARSELKADHIACVFDAKGKTFRDEMYSDYKAHRSPMPEDLVKQIEPIHAMVKALGWPVLMVSGVEADDVIGTLASQATQAGWETIISTGDKDLAQLVNSSVTLINTMTNEKLDIEGVKEKFGVPPELIVDYLSIIGDAVDNVPGVPKAGPKTANKWLAEFGNLDNLIANADQVKGVVGENLRALINWLPQARQLITVKTDCDLSPHLPGLDDLHAKSEDTALLRELFERYAFKTWLRDVEKQLSNSDATVSAAPDFDLVSSPATMDLDGSGADKKRSVASAPTKALSQEMSKLQDAIERHYECITDEAALDRWLKKIESAQLTAVDTETTSLDALAAELVGISLSVKPGEACYIPVAHRNGEEQLRREVVLEKLRPWLESEKHLKVGQNLKYDIHIFANYGITFGGVAFDTLLESYVLESHLSHNMDSLAERHLGMKTIRYEEVCGKGAHQIGFDQVDLKIATDYAAEDADITLRLHLELWPQIQESPGLRYVYETIEMSAMRVLGIMERNGIRINSALLGQQGQQVGKRLLELEGEIHQLAGQPFNIQSPKQIAEILFVQQELPVIKKTPSGAPSTDEEVLQKLAEDYPLPARILDYRSLAKLMSTYIEKLPRMADPRTGRVHTNFSQATAVTGRLASSDPNLQNIPVRTEEGRRIREAFIPAEGCKLLSADYSQIELRIMAHIAEDENLLAAFREGKDVHQATTAEIFGIPLGEVNSEQRRCAKVINFGIIYGMSVFGLASNLGIERSAAQNYIAKYFDRYPGVAQYMERIRLEARENGYVETVFGRRLWLPEIKGSNGPRRQGAERAAINAPMQGAAADLIKLAMIAVEGWLEREQLKTKLLLQVHDELVLDVPLDEIVLVQAKLPDLMCNVAQLKVPLVVSVGIGDNWEEAH